A genomic region of Phragmites australis chromosome 2, lpPhrAust1.1, whole genome shotgun sequence contains the following coding sequences:
- the LOC133908809 gene encoding RHOMBOID-like protein 12, mitochondrial: MRRKLLQFQSLLAQHALRAAPKPRPQPHHHHRLLHSPSPSPPAAVPPSPSSHLPWRPSGTAAASLLPGSAAAVTAAARTAAARWLAAARGAGSLAFFSLQRRRASGSGWSFSASTFLRGAPWAHWMDSADGVVWMLIGANVAVFMLWRVADPGFMRRHFMISLDNFKSGRLHTLLTSAFSHAELDHLFTNMIGLYFFGMSIASTFGPAFLLKLYVAGALTGSAFFLLEKAFLAPRKQGYVGWDTSRAPGLGASAAVNATILLEIFLYPKRLVYLYFLIPIPAAFMGAALIGADLLRVKKGQGHVSGSAHLGGALVAALVWARVRKGWM, from the exons ATGCGGAGGAAGCTGCTGCAGTTCCAGTCCCTCCTCGCTCAGCACGCCCTCCGCGCTGCCCCAAAACCCAGACCCCAacctcaccaccaccaccgcctcctccactCCCCCTCCCCTTCTCCGCCCGCGGCCGTGCCCCCCTCTCCGTCGTCCCACCTCCCGTGGCGCCCGtccggcaccgccgccgcctctctcctCCCGGGGAGCGCCGCGGCCGTCACGGCGGCCGCGCGGACCGCCGCGGCCCGGTGGCTGGCCGCTGCACGCGGTGCCGGATCGCTCGCGTTCTTCTCGCTGCAGCGGCGGAGGGCCTCGGGGTCGGGGTGGTCCTTCTCCGCGTCCACCTTCCTCCGCGGTGCGCCCTG GGCGCACTGGATGGATTCTGCGGACGGGGTGGTGTGGATGCTCATCGGCGCGAATGTGGCCGTCTTCATGCTCTGGCGCGTGGCTGATCCAGGGTTCATGAGGAGACATTTCATG ATTTCGTTGGATAATTTCAAGAGTGGAAGGTTGCACACTTTGCTCACGAGTGCTTTCAGCCATGCAGAGCTTGATCACCTTTTCACCAATATGATTGGCCTCTACTTCTTTGGGATGAGT ATTGCTAGCACATTTGGTCCTGCTTTTCTGCTGAAGTTGTACGTAGCAGGAGCACTCACTGGATCGGCATTCTTTTTGCTAGAGAAGGCTTTTCTAGCTCCCCGGAAACAG GGTTACGTAGGATGGGATACTTCAAGAGCTCCTGGACTT GGTGCAAGTGCTGCAGTTAATGCAACTATCCTTCTTGAGATTTTTCTGTATCCAAAGAGACTAGTCTATCTTTACTTCCTCATTCCTATTCCAGCTGCATTTATG GGGGCTGCTTTGATTGGTGCTGATTTGTTAAGGGTCAAGAAG GGGCAGGGTCATGTATCAGGTTCTGCTCATTTAGGGGGTGCCCTAGTTGCTGCTCTTGTGTGGGCTCGAGTTAGGAAAGGCTGGATGTGA